A window of Hordeum vulgare subsp. vulgare chromosome 5H, MorexV3_pseudomolecules_assembly, whole genome shotgun sequence genomic DNA:
GTTTGAATTTAGAAGCCTCCATGAAGCTCAggagccaaaagcaatttccgtGCGTCCACGTTTCGTATTGTGTTTAAGAAATATAAATAAGAACTCGAGGCTTGTGCCGTAGAAAAATCGATCAAGAGCCTTGGTTTGCATACCTTTTGTGATGCAGTATAGTGCGAGGGTGGGGTATCCAAGTGAGCTTGCAATTGAGGAGATGTTAACGATGCTGCCTCCTCCGGCGATGGCGGCGTGGAGGAGGAAGGGGTGTGCGAGCTGACTCAGGTGCAAGGCCGACTCTAAGTTGGTCGACATGAGATGCGAGTACTCCTCCGCCGTCCACTCCACCGCCGCCTTCGCCAGATTCCGTCCCACGTTGTTTACCTGCATATAGATACAGAGTTGGTGCCAAATAATGATCCGAGCTGAAAATTAACTTGATCAATCAATCAAAGAGAGTGATCTGATCTTACTAGTATGTCGAGCTTGCCGTCCAAGGATTGCTTCACCGTCTCCATGAGCGTCTCCCTCTCGGCCCGCACGGAGACGTCGCAGACGGAGACGGTGACCGGAAGCTTCATCTCCTCCCACCGCCGACGGCACGCCTCCAGCTCCACCGCGTTCTCGGAGCAGGTGTGCACCCGCGCCCCCAGCCCGACGAGCTCCTCCACGATTGCGTGCCTGCCGTCTGATGCCAGTCACCACTCTAGCATGCAGCTTATACGATACTTACATGAATACATCATGCAGCATGCAACGTACGTACGTACCCAATTCCTCTGCTGCCGCCGGTGACCAGCGCCGTTGCGCCGGCGAGGCTCCACCTCTGCTCCCTGCTAACTCCAGCGGCtgccatctccctctctctttctccttctctgtGTCTCGGCGTGTCTTGTTGTGTGGATGTCACTTTCTCTCTTATTATGTGATAATGTGAAGATCAAACAGGCCACGTTGGAGTGACCACGCCCACACATGCCGGATGCACACATTCCTGCCACCGAAACACGCGTCTCACATGCCGGATGTCCCATCGCCTCTTTGGATCCCAGAGTAAAATGACATCTAAGGCTAATTCCAACGCACGATCGTACCTCCGTTTCATTCATTTCTCGTTTATCTAGTGTGACAATGAGTTCATGTGTGCCCGCTCGAATTTTTAAATACATCGGTTGTACGTCCACGGCGGCCCCACGAGCTGCTGCGTACTATGCATAGCAATGCTGgactttttcactgttttgacccaCATGGTGTAAAATGATCACACGATGAACTCAATCTGAAAGTATTTTCAGATCTAACCCTTTTAAAAACGCGAGAGCCCGTGGCGTTGCAGCTCAACATAGAAACGCGAGACTATCTTACGTTTGTGTTTCAAATTCAAACGCTTGTTTAACTTATCGTTACAGACTACATGCAAAACGCCaaggcacatggcgttgcatggcAAGGAGCAAGAGCTGGCTCTGGCTGACATGCACGGCGTCCGGACATTTTTCCGGCAACACACTTCACCAAGCACTGCAGACAGCCCCCATCATCAGCTCACAGCAGAACCAAGGAGGCTCACAGCACGGAGGAACCAAGGAGGCCGTCTTGTTTGTATAAATTTTGTCTAATGTATTCATAATTTTGAAATGTATGCGGATCCCGGCCTTCCACATCCGTGTTTGCGGACTGACCACCCTATCCGTGAACGGTTGCGGAGGAAATTTTTGGGTCACCATTGCAGATGCCCTGAGCTCACCAAGGTGCCCTCTTGTATCTTTCAACCGTTTGTTATCTTTTTCGATGATTGTAATGGTGGCCTTGTGTAATCCTTCGTGACTTGATGACTTCGTTAATTCAAAGCAGGCTCTTGTTGAGCCTAttttagaaaaagaaaaagaaaatattgccCTATTAATTGCTCTCTTGACATAAAAGAATACAAGGTCACACATGACACCTACAGATCACAGATCGAGTTGATGCTTCTGTTAGCTGGATCCACAATGTTTTTCTTCTCGCGACGGCCTCGTTCGAATTTGAGAATAtactcttttgttttcaaatataggtctttttaaagatttcattaaaAAACTACGtacggagtaaaatgaatgaatatctctccctaata
This region includes:
- the LOC123398398 gene encoding noroxomaritidine/norcraugsodine reductase-like gives rise to the protein MAAAGVSREQRWSLAGATALVTGGSRGIGHAIVEELVGLGARVHTCSENAVELEACRRRWEEMKLPVTVSVCDVSVRAERETLMETVKQSLDGKLDILVNNVGRNLAKAAVEWTAEEYSHLMSTNLESALHLSQLAHPFLLHAAIAGGGSIVNISSIASSLGYPTLALYCITKGGINQLTRSLAAEWAPDKIRVNSVAPGGINTELQKSVDPEVTKSTLLRTPMHRLGEPVEVASTVSFLCMPAASYITGQVIYVDGGRTISG